The Chlorocebus sabaeus isolate Y175 chromosome 1, mChlSab1.0.hap1, whole genome shotgun sequence genome includes a region encoding these proteins:
- the MS4A7 gene encoding membrane-spanning 4-domains subfamily A member 7, with protein sequence MLLQSQTTGIFDSFTPKGITIPQREKPGHKYQKEDDLHSGLPTEATVLGTVQILCCLMISSLGAILVFAPYPSHFSPAISTTLMSGYPFLGALCFGVTGSLSIISGKQSTKPFDLSSLTSNAVSSVTAGAGLFLLADSVVALRTASQHCGSETDYLSSLPYSEYYYPIYEIKDCLLTSVSLTGVLVVMLVFTVLELLLAAYSSVFWWKQLYSNNPGSSFSLTQSQDHIQQVKKSSSRSWI encoded by the exons ATGCTATTACAATCCCAGACCACAGGGATTTTTGACAGCTTTACACCAAAGGGCATCACTATCCCTCAAAGAGAGAAACCTGGACACAAGTACCAAAAAGAAGATGACCTTCACAGCGGGCTGCCAACAGAAGCCACTGTTCTTGGG ACTGTCCAGATCCTGTGTTGCCTGATGATTTCAAGTTTGGGGGCCATCTTGGTTTTTGCTCCCTacccctcccacttcagcccagcAATTTCCACCACTCTGATGTCTGGGTACCCatttttaggagctctgtgt TTTGGTGTTACTGGATCCCTCTCAATTATCTCTGGAAAACAATCAACTAAGCCCTTT GACCTGAGCAGCCTGACCTCAAATGCAGTGAGTTCTGTTACTGCAGGGGCAGGCCTCTTCCTCCTTGCTGACAGCGTGGTAGCTCTGAGGACCGCCTCTCAACATTGTGGCTCAGAAACGGATTATCTATCCTCATTGCCTTATTCGGAGTACTATTATCCAATATATGAAATCAAAGATTGTCTCCTGACCAGTGTCAGTTTAACA GGTGTCCTAGTGGTGATGCTCGTCTTCACTGTGCTGGAGCTCTTATTAGCTGCATACAGTTCTGTCTTTTGGTGGAAACAGCTCTACTCCAATAACCCTGGG AGTTCCTTTTCCTTGACCCAGTCACAAGATCATATCCAACAGGTCAAAAAGAGTTCTTCACGGTCTTGGATATAA